One Dioscorea cayenensis subsp. rotundata cultivar TDr96_F1 chromosome 17, TDr96_F1_v2_PseudoChromosome.rev07_lg8_w22 25.fasta, whole genome shotgun sequence DNA window includes the following coding sequences:
- the LOC120280241 gene encoding wall-associated receptor kinase-like 15 isoform X1 has translation MKKLNTKNLLLIQTTINSMSLHSIIFWVTFFLSFQIHSISSQSTLCRTSCGSIPIKYPLSIDHGCGSPYYRHMLFCEPNSTDLRFRTPSGTYTVKSISYSDPHLVISDPSMWTCHSDGKPAPPFSLDTSTRFSLSPKNEFLFLNCQEDSVIIQPKPKFCERFPERCDSACDSSAYLCRNMPGCMDALVERRISCCSYYPKASASLRMMMSHCEGYSSVYWRDLESSFGVYDQAPEFGVRVDFEIPVTTRCLRCRDQEKGGGTCGFDTTEGSFLCLCKERNATTFCTDGGFAHKRSAGLIAGTVTVVSFAGVAGIGALVWYIKKMRTNKVTCGVQTNENRFF, from the exons atgaaaaaactaAACACCAAAAACCTCCTCTTGATCCAAACCACCATCAACTCGATGTCTCTACACTCAATCATCTTCTGGGTAACATTCTTTCTTTCCTTCCAAATCCACTCCATCTCATCCCAGTCCACCCTCTGCCGCACCTCCTGCGGCTCCATTCCGATCAAATACCCACTCAGCATTGACCACGGTTGCGGCAGCCCCTACTACCGCCACATGCTCTTCTGCGAACCAAACTCCACCGATCTCCGCTTTCGCACACCTTCAGGCACGTACACAGTCAAAAGCATAAGTTACAGTGACCCCCACCTAGTCATCTCCGACCCGTCCATGTGGACATGCCACTCCGACGGCAAACCAGCTCCTCCCTTCAGCCTCGACACAAGCACCCGCTTCTCCCTCTCCCCCAAAAATGAATTCCTCTTCCTCAACTGCCAAGAAGACTCAGTCATCATCCAACCAAAGCCGAAGTTCTGCGAGCGGTTTCCCGAACGCTGTGATTCAGCTTGCGATAGCTCGGCCTATCTCTGTCGGAATATGCCGGGGTGTATGGACGCGTTGGTCGAGAGGAGGATAAGCTGTTGTTCTTACTATCCTAAGGCTTCGGCATcattgaggatgatgatgagccaTTGTGAAGGGTATTCGAGCGTGTATTGGAGGGACTTAGAATCAAGCTTTGGGGTGTATGATCAAGCGCCGGAGTTTGGGGTTAGGGTGGATTTTGAGATACCAGTTACTACTCGGTGTTTGCGTTGTAGGGACCAGGAGAAGGGTGGAGGTACTTGCGGGTTTGATACTACTGAAGGAAGTTTCTTGTGCTTGTGCAAAGAAAGGAATGCAACAACTTTTTGCACAG ATGGAGGATTTGCTCACAAGAGATCAGCTGGACTTATTGCTG gGACAGTGACTGTTGTTTCATTTGCTGGAGTTGCTGGTATTGGAGCCCTTGTTTGGTACATAAAGAAGATGCGAACAAATAAAGTTACTTGTGGGGTACAAACCAATGAAAATCGGTTTTTCTGA
- the LOC120280241 gene encoding wall-associated receptor kinase-like 15 isoform X2: protein MKKLNTKNLLLIQTTINSMSLHSIIFWVTFFLSFQIHSISSQSTLCRTSCGSIPIKYPLSIDHGCGSPYYRHMLFCEPNSTDLRFRTPSGTYTVKSISYSDPHLVISDPSMWTCHSDGKPAPPFSLDTSTRFSLSPKNEFLFLNCQEDSVIIQPKPKFCERFPERCDSACDSSAYLCRNMPGCMDALVERRISCCSYYPKASASLRMMMSHCEGYSSVYWRDLESSFGVYDQAPEFGVRVDFEIPVTTRCLRCRDQEKGGGTCGFDTTEGSFLCLCKERNATTFCTDGGFAHKRSAGLIAVTVVSFAGVAGIGALVWYIKKMRTNKVTCGVQTNENRFF from the exons atgaaaaaactaAACACCAAAAACCTCCTCTTGATCCAAACCACCATCAACTCGATGTCTCTACACTCAATCATCTTCTGGGTAACATTCTTTCTTTCCTTCCAAATCCACTCCATCTCATCCCAGTCCACCCTCTGCCGCACCTCCTGCGGCTCCATTCCGATCAAATACCCACTCAGCATTGACCACGGTTGCGGCAGCCCCTACTACCGCCACATGCTCTTCTGCGAACCAAACTCCACCGATCTCCGCTTTCGCACACCTTCAGGCACGTACACAGTCAAAAGCATAAGTTACAGTGACCCCCACCTAGTCATCTCCGACCCGTCCATGTGGACATGCCACTCCGACGGCAAACCAGCTCCTCCCTTCAGCCTCGACACAAGCACCCGCTTCTCCCTCTCCCCCAAAAATGAATTCCTCTTCCTCAACTGCCAAGAAGACTCAGTCATCATCCAACCAAAGCCGAAGTTCTGCGAGCGGTTTCCCGAACGCTGTGATTCAGCTTGCGATAGCTCGGCCTATCTCTGTCGGAATATGCCGGGGTGTATGGACGCGTTGGTCGAGAGGAGGATAAGCTGTTGTTCTTACTATCCTAAGGCTTCGGCATcattgaggatgatgatgagccaTTGTGAAGGGTATTCGAGCGTGTATTGGAGGGACTTAGAATCAAGCTTTGGGGTGTATGATCAAGCGCCGGAGTTTGGGGTTAGGGTGGATTTTGAGATACCAGTTACTACTCGGTGTTTGCGTTGTAGGGACCAGGAGAAGGGTGGAGGTACTTGCGGGTTTGATACTACTGAAGGAAGTTTCTTGTGCTTGTGCAAAGAAAGGAATGCAACAACTTTTTGCACAG ATGGAGGATTTGCTCACAAGAGATCAGCTGGACTTATTGCTG TGACTGTTGTTTCATTTGCTGGAGTTGCTGGTATTGGAGCCCTTGTTTGGTACATAAAGAAGATGCGAACAAATAAAGTTACTTGTGGGGTACAAACCAATGAAAATCGGTTTTTCTGA